In Kitasatospora gansuensis, a genomic segment contains:
- a CDS encoding sensor histidine kinase, translated as MRATARARLTAPWPMLLLPVLLAAMDAALVAKNSSWWELTLSGLATGALLLRRRCPLLTLLLVLPGTFVNYIWIAPITAVYSVAAYRPGLRTTTLCASVFALVEFFHWPLEDHPLALDRDNALYAIQCVMLGAAPAAIGLLARTRTELAARLDELTEGRHRENRLLADRVLSTERARLAREMHDVVSHQVSLISIQAGALQVSTADPAAQATARTIRELSVRTLEELRQMVGVLRAAGVRSADPLAPQPRLADLPRLIENSGLTVSSSLVSGDRPWPEAVERAAFRTVQEALTNISKHAPGAAVEVRLSTRGTRLQVEVRNGPPTRPADTAQALPGGGHGLVGLRERAVLLGGSLLAAPTPEGGFVVRAELPAAGE; from the coding sequence ATGAGAGCCACCGCCAGAGCCCGGCTGACCGCGCCCTGGCCGATGCTGCTGCTGCCGGTGCTGCTGGCCGCCATGGACGCCGCGCTGGTCGCCAAGAACTCCTCCTGGTGGGAACTCACGCTCTCCGGGCTGGCCACCGGGGCGCTGCTGCTGCGCCGGCGCTGCCCGCTGCTGACCCTGCTGCTGGTGCTGCCCGGCACCTTCGTGAACTACATCTGGATCGCCCCGATCACCGCGGTCTACTCGGTCGCCGCGTACCGGCCCGGGCTGCGCACCACCACACTCTGCGCCAGCGTCTTCGCGCTGGTCGAGTTCTTCCACTGGCCGCTGGAGGACCACCCGCTGGCGCTCGACCGGGACAACGCGCTGTACGCCATCCAGTGCGTGATGCTCGGCGCCGCACCGGCCGCGATCGGCCTGCTGGCCAGGACCAGGACCGAACTGGCCGCCCGGCTGGACGAGCTGACCGAGGGTCGGCACCGGGAGAACCGGCTGCTCGCCGACCGGGTGCTGAGCACCGAGCGGGCCCGGCTGGCCCGGGAGATGCACGATGTGGTCTCGCACCAGGTCAGCCTGATCAGCATTCAGGCCGGGGCGCTCCAGGTGAGCACCGCCGACCCGGCCGCGCAGGCCACCGCGCGGACCATCCGGGAGCTCTCGGTACGCACCCTGGAGGAGCTCCGGCAGATGGTCGGGGTGCTCCGCGCGGCCGGCGTACGGAGCGCTGATCCGCTCGCCCCGCAGCCCCGGCTGGCCGATCTGCCCCGGCTGATCGAGAACAGCGGACTGACCGTCAGCAGCAGCCTGGTGTCCGGGGACCGGCCCTGGCCGGAGGCGGTCGAGCGGGCCGCCTTCCGGACCGTCCAGGAGGCGCTCACCAACATCAGCAAGCACGCCCCCGGCGCGGCCGTGGAGGTCCGGCTCAGCACCCGCGGCACCCGGCTGCAGGTCGAGGTCAGGAACGGCCCGCCGACCCGGCCGGCGGACACCGCGCAGGCCCTGCCAGGCGGCGGTCACGGCCTGGTCGGGCTGCGCGAGCGGGCCGTCCTGCTGGGCGGCAGCCTGCTCGCGGCGCCCACCCCGGAGGGCGGTTTCGTGGTCCGGGCCGAGCTGCCCGCGGCGGGGGAATAG
- a CDS encoding response regulator, translated as MTAIRVLIVDDEILVRSGLGLIVGSAPDLEVVGDCSGGLAEEKVTQLRPHVVLLDIRMPDLDGISVLRRLRALPNPPAVAMLTTFDTDEYIGTALRAGAAGFMLKDTAPEQLVHAVRVLAAGGSVLSPTVARTVISGYVEGGGPDAEAAALARSLTGRELDVLALLGEGLSNAEIADRLFLGTGTVKDHISAILGKLGAANRVQAAVLANRAGLVRTPPEPGA; from the coding sequence ATGACGGCGATCCGCGTCCTGATCGTGGACGACGAGATCCTGGTCCGCTCCGGCCTTGGCCTGATCGTCGGCTCGGCCCCCGACCTGGAGGTGGTCGGCGACTGTTCGGGTGGCCTGGCGGAGGAGAAGGTCACCCAGCTGCGTCCGCACGTGGTGCTGCTCGACATCCGGATGCCCGACCTGGACGGCATCTCGGTGCTGCGCCGGCTGCGCGCCCTGCCGAACCCCCCGGCGGTGGCCATGCTGACCACCTTCGACACCGACGAGTACATCGGCACCGCGCTGCGCGCCGGGGCGGCCGGCTTCATGCTCAAGGACACCGCCCCCGAACAGCTGGTGCACGCCGTCCGGGTGCTGGCGGCCGGCGGCAGCGTGCTCTCGCCGACCGTGGCCCGCACCGTGATCAGCGGCTACGTCGAGGGCGGCGGCCCGGACGCCGAGGCGGCGGCGCTGGCCCGCAGCCTGACGGGGCGTGAGCTGGACGTGCTGGCGCTGCTCGGCGAGGGCCTGTCGAACGCCGAGATCGCCGACCGGCTGTTCCTCGGCACCGGCACCGTCAAGGACCACATCAGCGCCATCCTCGGGAAGCTCGGCGCCGCCAACCGGGTGCAGGCCGCCGTGCTGGCCAACCGCGCCGGGCTGGTCCGGACCCCGCCCGAGCCGGGCGCATGA
- a CDS encoding ATP-binding SpoIIE family protein phosphatase, with the protein MVDQPDSPPSADQPAVVALVRLAVVLIDPDGRITYWSRAAEELFGHRAEVAFGRTASGLLPAVEPRPEPLLPRAGGAARRCDALDTLGDLTQTGPAPWAGSMAVVDREERLRDVFWWAYPLTEPTGRGLLALAADARPLRAGGPRIALGSRQLPFTPSPGPVGGLHRLRPDLAPAGQGDTGPLAALLSTCSEERRHRLLGQLRAAGLPALWVDATTRLPVQPYEPAGTARAAATGLGRRYPTAQQRAAQPRAGRRPAEAQRPATGGSLQVLANGAGSVPAPRDASPSTSTGPTPGGPAIESAADRTRSNGTGGWVHKTVPPRPPVASPIASPAAAPAVEVLTSSPAGEQLALLSEVGSRVGTTLDLDTTARELCEVLVPSIADFACVDLRDGLISDSVLPTSRPSDNTMLRRVARSFNATVGQWEHVLEEGALLAMPRSTPPGLALQENHPVLVPVINPDVAVDYAASLGGPELVPVVMGRSMLVLPLSARGTVLGILKLLRLPDRAPFDHADAATLRELAARAALSLDNARLHRMEAKTATILQRSMIPTRPPKIPGVQIAHRYLPGDQKAEVGGDWFDAIQLPGSRVALVVGDVMGHGLLSAAAMGRFRTAMQTLAALDLPPGQLLRHLDNLAHKLGDDHLATCLYAVYDPINRTCELASAGHVPPVLVHPDGTGELLEIPSGAPIGVGGVPFVSKKIDVSDGSMLVLCTDGLVEVRGGDIGAGLAALCGNLIDPKQSPEEACDVVLERLHSEDRQDDIALLVARFDGVAPTEVATWELAVDETEVRRARRLVREQLAAWQLTALTDTVELLVSELVTNAVRVARDHVQLQLIRVDKLLVEVSDDNHNLPSLEPSEELDENGRGLNLVSKLAEKWGTARKAVGKVVWFELMLPRS; encoded by the coding sequence ATGGTGGACCAGCCAGATTCCCCACCGTCGGCCGACCAGCCGGCCGTCGTCGCCTTGGTGCGACTGGCCGTCGTGCTGATCGATCCGGACGGTCGGATCACGTACTGGAGCCGGGCCGCCGAGGAGCTGTTCGGCCACCGGGCCGAGGTGGCCTTCGGGCGGACGGCCTCCGGGCTGCTGCCCGCCGTCGAGCCCCGGCCGGAGCCGCTGCTGCCCCGGGCGGGCGGCGCCGCCCGCCGGTGCGACGCGCTGGACACCCTGGGCGACCTGACCCAGACCGGCCCGGCCCCGTGGGCGGGCTCGATGGCCGTGGTGGACCGCGAGGAGCGGCTGCGGGACGTGTTCTGGTGGGCCTACCCGCTGACCGAACCGACCGGCCGCGGCCTGCTGGCGCTGGCCGCCGACGCCCGTCCGCTGCGGGCCGGCGGCCCCCGGATCGCGCTCGGCAGCCGGCAGCTCCCGTTCACCCCCTCCCCCGGTCCGGTCGGCGGCCTGCACCGGCTCCGCCCCGACCTCGCCCCGGCCGGGCAGGGCGACACCGGCCCGCTGGCCGCCCTGCTGTCCACCTGCTCCGAGGAACGCCGGCACCGCCTGCTCGGCCAGCTCCGCGCGGCCGGCCTGCCGGCCCTCTGGGTGGACGCCACCACCCGGCTCCCGGTGCAGCCGTACGAGCCGGCCGGCACCGCCAGGGCCGCCGCCACCGGCCTGGGCCGCCGGTACCCGACCGCACAGCAGCGGGCCGCCCAGCCGCGCGCCGGGCGCCGCCCGGCCGAGGCGCAGCGCCCCGCCACCGGCGGCTCGCTCCAGGTGCTGGCCAACGGCGCCGGTTCGGTCCCCGCCCCGCGTGACGCGAGCCCCAGTACGTCCACCGGACCTACCCCGGGAGGCCCCGCCATCGAGTCAGCAGCCGACCGCACCAGGAGCAACGGCACCGGCGGGTGGGTCCACAAGACCGTCCCGCCGCGGCCCCCCGTCGCATCGCCGATCGCCTCGCCCGCCGCCGCACCCGCCGTCGAGGTGCTGACCAGCAGTCCGGCCGGGGAGCAGCTCGCCCTGCTGAGCGAGGTCGGCAGCCGGGTCGGCACCACGCTGGACCTGGACACCACCGCCCGCGAGCTGTGCGAGGTGCTGGTCCCGAGCATCGCCGACTTCGCCTGCGTCGACCTGCGGGACGGCCTGATCTCCGACTCGGTGCTGCCGACCAGCCGCCCCTCCGACAACACGATGCTGCGCCGGGTGGCCCGGTCCTTCAACGCCACCGTGGGCCAGTGGGAGCACGTCCTGGAGGAGGGCGCGCTGCTGGCGATGCCGCGCTCCACCCCGCCGGGTCTGGCCCTCCAGGAGAACCACCCGGTGCTGGTCCCGGTGATCAACCCGGACGTGGCGGTGGACTACGCCGCCTCGCTCGGCGGCCCGGAGCTGGTGCCGGTGGTGATGGGCCGTTCGATGCTGGTGCTGCCGCTGTCCGCCCGGGGCACCGTGCTCGGCATCCTCAAGCTGCTCCGGCTCCCCGACCGGGCGCCGTTCGACCACGCCGACGCCGCCACCCTGCGCGAGCTGGCCGCCCGGGCCGCGCTCTCGCTGGACAACGCCCGGCTGCACCGGATGGAGGCGAAGACCGCCACCATCCTGCAGCGCTCGATGATCCCGACCCGCCCGCCGAAGATCCCCGGCGTGCAGATCGCCCACCGCTACCTGCCCGGCGACCAGAAGGCCGAGGTCGGCGGCGACTGGTTCGACGCGATCCAGCTGCCCGGCAGTCGGGTCGCCCTGGTGGTCGGCGACGTGATGGGCCACGGCCTGCTCTCGGCGGCCGCGATGGGCCGCTTCCGGACCGCGATGCAGACCCTGGCCGCGCTCGACCTGCCGCCGGGTCAGCTGCTGCGCCACCTGGACAACCTGGCCCACAAGCTCGGCGACGACCACCTGGCCACCTGCCTGTACGCGGTCTACGACCCGATCAACCGGACCTGCGAGCTGGCCAGCGCCGGGCACGTGCCGCCGGTGCTGGTGCACCCGGACGGCACCGGCGAGCTGCTGGAGATCCCGTCCGGCGCGCCGATCGGGGTCGGCGGGGTGCCGTTCGTCTCGAAGAAGATCGACGTCTCGGACGGCTCGATGCTGGTGCTCTGCACCGACGGCCTGGTGGAGGTCAGGGGCGGCGACATAGGAGCGGGCCTGGCGGCGCTCTGCGGGAATCTGATCGACCCGAAGCAGAGCCCGGAGGAGGCCTGCGACGTGGTGCTGGAGCGGCTGCACTCGGAGGACCGGCAGGACGACATCGCCCTGCTGGTGGCCCGCTTCGACGGGGTCGCCCCGACCGAGGTGGCGACCTGGGAGCTGGCGGTGGACGAGACCGAGGTCCGCCGGGCCCGCCGGCTGGTCCGCGAGCAGCTCGCCGCCTGGCAGCTGACCGCGCTCACCGACACCGTCGAGCTGCTGGTCAGCGAGCTGGTGACGAACGCCGTCCGGGTCGCCAGGGACCACGTCCAGCTCCAGCTGATCCGGGTGGACAAGCTGCTGGTCGAGGTCAGCGACGACAACCACAACCTGCCCTCGCTGGAGCCGTCCGAGGAGCTGGACGAGAACGGCCGGGGCCTCAACCTGGTGAGCAAGCTGGCCGAGAAGTGGGGCACCGCGCGCAAGGCGGTCGGCAAGGTGGTCTGGTTCGAACTGATGCTGCCGCGAAGCTGA
- a CDS encoding SMI1/KNR4 family protein has translation MSEHAVSLSWQRIDAWLAVHAPATLALLEPPVAPEELEAAQRVLGVQFPVELCESLRCHNGVSQWASLLPEQSPLGAAGIAEHWRMCLEIASDNDGLVARPGDDEPWWHPLWVPWAESADGNAQVIDLRPGSEPGRLGWAGHSGGGDFSDQWPGLAPFLHEVAQALYRGSGVRDMYPYLTSDGQLWWDLGKNCQDLNGEPLTAAPAGLG, from the coding sequence ATGAGTGAGCACGCTGTGTCGTTGTCCTGGCAGCGGATCGACGCCTGGCTGGCGGTCCATGCCCCGGCGACGTTGGCGCTGCTCGAACCTCCTGTGGCTCCGGAGGAGCTGGAGGCGGCTCAACGTGTGCTCGGCGTGCAGTTCCCCGTCGAGCTGTGCGAATCGTTGCGGTGCCACAACGGCGTGAGCCAGTGGGCGAGCCTCCTGCCGGAGCAGTCGCCACTCGGTGCGGCCGGCATCGCGGAGCACTGGCGGATGTGTCTGGAGATCGCGTCGGACAATGACGGCCTGGTGGCGCGGCCCGGGGATGACGAGCCTTGGTGGCACCCCCTGTGGGTTCCCTGGGCCGAGAGCGCGGACGGCAACGCCCAGGTGATCGACCTGCGACCTGGAAGCGAGCCCGGGCGACTGGGTTGGGCCGGCCACTCCGGCGGTGGCGACTTCTCCGACCAGTGGCCGGGCTTGGCCCCGTTCCTGCACGAGGTCGCCCAGGCGCTCTATCGCGGCAGTGGCGTGCGTGACATGTACCCCTATCTGACCTCGGACGGCCAGCTCTGGTGGGATCTCGGCAAGAACTGCCAGGACCTGAACGGTGAGCCGCTGACTGCGGCACCAGCAGGCCTGGGCTGA
- a CDS encoding phosphatidylglycerol lysyltransferase domain-containing protein produces the protein MSSTVKPEPPSTTPDERPGAAARLLARWRPRAARATVWYLRLLALLNVVAVLAVPFRDQVQTHNEGEYFTPYLMTAGLTSAVLSLLLAVAMRRRKRAAWIFNTVVSGLFFLLYLAAMVWTEDGVRFNHHAFNYFSTVLTGLFFLALLVGRKEFTSKGDRSNPKAAVAAFAGGLLLGGGIGALLVGMTNTVAGAGFGDRFGYSIARMITLQPTEHASSVISVPTWVNGSINLMSAVLFLLVMYVAFRSPRGQELLTPEDELQLRTLLDKQGERDSLGYFALRRDKAVIFSPSGKAAVAYRVLGGVSLASGDPIGDPEAWPGAIDAWLSEAREHAWVPAVMGASEDAGVIYARHGLDALELGDEAIVELDEFSLDGRAMRVVRQAYNRVKRAGYTVRVRRHEDIPEAEMAELVHKADHWRDGATERGFSMALGRLGDPDDGRCVMLECHDADGELQALLSFVPWGANGLSLDLMRRARDTENGLMEFMVIELLQRAKEVDLERVSLNFAMFRSVFERGSKLGAGPVLRLWRSVLGFFSRWWQIESLYRANAKYRPIWEPRYLLFEKSSEIPRIGIASARAEGFITAPSLPALFRRRHARPTADSAAAASLPVPERGGEG, from the coding sequence GTGTCCTCCACCGTGAAGCCGGAGCCTCCGAGCACCACCCCTGACGAGCGCCCCGGCGCCGCCGCCCGGCTGCTGGCCCGCTGGCGGCCCAGGGCCGCCCGGGCGACCGTCTGGTACCTGCGTCTGCTGGCCCTGCTGAACGTGGTGGCGGTGCTCGCCGTCCCGTTCCGGGACCAGGTCCAGACGCACAACGAGGGCGAGTACTTCACCCCGTACCTGATGACCGCGGGCCTGACCTCGGCGGTCCTGTCGCTGCTGCTCGCGGTGGCGATGCGGCGTCGCAAGCGGGCCGCGTGGATCTTCAACACGGTGGTCTCGGGGCTGTTCTTCCTGCTCTACCTGGCCGCGATGGTCTGGACGGAGGACGGGGTCCGGTTCAACCACCACGCGTTCAACTACTTCTCCACCGTGCTCACCGGGCTGTTCTTCCTGGCCCTGCTGGTCGGGCGCAAGGAGTTCACCTCCAAGGGTGACCGCTCCAACCCGAAGGCGGCGGTGGCGGCCTTCGCGGGCGGCCTGCTGCTGGGCGGCGGGATCGGCGCGCTGCTGGTCGGGATGACCAACACGGTCGCCGGGGCCGGCTTCGGCGACCGGTTCGGCTACTCGATCGCCCGGATGATCACGCTCCAGCCGACCGAGCACGCCTCCAGCGTGATCTCCGTCCCCACCTGGGTGAACGGGTCGATCAACCTGATGAGCGCGGTGCTCTTCCTGCTGGTGATGTACGTGGCGTTCCGCTCGCCGCGCGGGCAGGAGCTGCTGACCCCCGAGGACGAGCTGCAGCTGCGCACGCTGCTGGACAAGCAGGGCGAGCGCGACTCGCTCGGCTACTTCGCGCTGCGCCGGGACAAGGCCGTGATCTTCTCCCCCAGCGGCAAGGCGGCCGTCGCCTACCGGGTGCTCGGCGGCGTCTCGCTCGCCTCCGGCGACCCGATCGGCGACCCGGAGGCCTGGCCGGGCGCGATCGACGCCTGGCTGTCCGAGGCCCGCGAGCACGCCTGGGTCCCCGCGGTGATGGGCGCCTCCGAGGACGCCGGCGTGATCTACGCCCGGCACGGCCTGGACGCCCTCGAACTCGGCGACGAGGCGATCGTCGAACTCGACGAGTTCTCTCTCGACGGCCGCGCGATGCGGGTGGTCCGGCAGGCGTACAACCGGGTCAAGCGGGCCGGGTACACCGTCCGGGTCCGCCGCCACGAGGACATCCCCGAGGCGGAGATGGCCGAGCTGGTCCACAAGGCCGACCACTGGCGTGACGGCGCCACCGAGCGCGGCTTCTCGATGGCGCTGGGCCGCCTCGGCGACCCGGACGACGGCCGTTGCGTGATGCTCGAGTGCCACGACGCCGACGGCGAACTGCAGGCGCTGCTGAGCTTCGTCCCCTGGGGCGCGAACGGACTGTCGCTGGACCTGATGCGCCGTGCCCGGGACACCGAGAACGGCCTGATGGAGTTCATGGTGATCGAACTCCTCCAGCGCGCCAAGGAGGTCGACCTGGAGCGCGTCTCGCTGAACTTCGCGATGTTCCGCTCGGTCTTCGAGCGCGGCTCGAAGCTCGGCGCCGGTCCTGTGCTGCGGCTGTGGCGCTCCGTCCTGGGCTTCTTCTCCCGCTGGTGGCAGATCGAGTCCCTCTATCGGGCGAACGCCAAGTACCGGCCCATCTGGGAGCCGCGTTATCTGCTGTTCGAGAAGAGCAGCGAGATTCCCCGGATCGGCATCGCCAGCGCCCGCGCCGAGGGTTTCATCACCGCCCCCAGTCTTCCCGCCCTGTTCCGCCGTCGGCACGCCCGGCCCACCGCCGATTCGGCGGCTGCGGCCAGCTTGCCGGTCCCGGAACGCGGCGGGGAGGGATAG
- a CDS encoding S53 family peptidase, with amino-acid sequence MQRARRSAGRATALIAATAALVAGAGLPVATATAADSATERVGSAPVAPKGAVRTDAPTGGTELDLSITLEPRNAAELAGFVNAVSTPGSPQYGQYLATGEFGRRFGATPAAVESVRKALRAAGLTPGEVGANGLTIPVKATVEQAAKAFDTGFAGYRLADGSTALANTEAPALRGGAAKLVAGVTGLETVGKQKPRNALKQRIAVPRTDATGVEPRNIGSTPSLCSSWRNFLATPNQNSDARYDGVDYYSSGALAEAYDVNGLADGAAGSTVAVISFENYSYEAIQAYQACNGTKAAVSNVRVGGVDAPPDVENGEGGETALDVETIASLAPGASILVYQGANTGQGVLDTYRRVVDENRAQVISVSWGRCEARRDSSAENTLNLTLQQAAAQGQSVVVASGDAGSTDCGSENPTLLNVDSPASQPYATGIGGTSHSGLGKFPGPISVWNTGGGGGGGGVSTRWALSNTTFPWNSATAPGYSNLCGAVAGQTCRQVPDVSALADPNVGYLVADYATASTAYIGIYGGTSGAAPLWAALIAQANASTACAAKGPVGYLNPKLRALTGNSSALNDVTLGNNDIGGVGKYAAAAGYDLASGAGSPKGRGLINALCQALPVQPAGTFKPVQPERLLDTRDTGKVAGLGTASVQVTGRAGVPAGATAAVLNVTVTDVAAGGYLTAYPSGTPKPTSSNLNWAGGLTVPNLVTVPIGADGKVNLFNGSGSPSHFIADISGYYVAGTSGSTLTPAGPTRLLDTRENASTLAAGQSLDLQVSGRAGLPASGITAVILNTTVDRAQGGGYLTAWPSGQPRPVSSNLNWVPGQVVPNLVIVPVGANGKVSLFNGSGGRVDVIADVFGYFSADAAGGKFHNAGPKRLMDTRSGQGAPQPAALTNNQVVHLNLDDNGALKGATSVVLNVTVTETTDGGYLNVWPGNTARPGSSNLNWSKGKTIANLVTVPIKDGVVDLAASSGGTTQVIVDLFGYYS; translated from the coding sequence ATGCAACGAGCACGACGGTCAGCCGGCCGCGCCACCGCACTGATAGCCGCGACGGCGGCCCTGGTCGCCGGAGCCGGCCTGCCGGTCGCCACCGCGACCGCCGCCGACAGCGCGACCGAGCGGGTCGGCAGCGCCCCGGTGGCCCCGAAGGGTGCCGTCCGGACGGACGCGCCCACCGGTGGCACCGAGCTGGACCTGAGCATCACCCTGGAGCCGCGCAACGCGGCGGAGCTCGCGGGCTTCGTCAACGCGGTCTCCACCCCGGGCTCGCCGCAGTACGGCCAGTACCTGGCCACCGGCGAGTTCGGCCGACGTTTCGGTGCCACCCCGGCCGCCGTCGAGAGTGTCCGCAAGGCGCTCCGGGCCGCCGGTCTGACGCCGGGTGAGGTCGGGGCCAACGGCCTGACCATCCCGGTGAAGGCCACTGTCGAGCAGGCCGCCAAGGCCTTCGACACCGGCTTCGCCGGCTACCGGCTGGCCGATGGCTCGACCGCCCTCGCCAACACCGAGGCCCCGGCCCTGCGCGGCGGCGCCGCCAAGCTGGTGGCCGGTGTGACCGGCCTGGAGACGGTCGGCAAGCAGAAGCCGCGGAACGCCCTCAAGCAGCGCATCGCGGTCCCCAGGACGGACGCGACCGGCGTGGAGCCGCGCAACATCGGCTCCACCCCGAGCCTGTGCAGCAGCTGGCGGAACTTCCTGGCCACGCCGAACCAGAACAGCGACGCCCGCTACGACGGCGTGGACTACTACAGCTCGGGCGCACTGGCCGAGGCGTACGACGTCAACGGGCTCGCGGACGGCGCGGCCGGCAGCACCGTCGCGGTGATCTCCTTCGAGAACTACTCGTACGAGGCGATCCAGGCCTACCAGGCCTGCAACGGCACCAAGGCCGCGGTCAGCAACGTCCGGGTCGGTGGCGTGGACGCCCCGCCGGACGTCGAGAACGGCGAGGGCGGCGAGACCGCGCTCGACGTGGAGACCATCGCCAGCCTCGCCCCCGGCGCCTCGATCCTGGTCTACCAGGGCGCGAACACCGGCCAGGGCGTCCTGGACACCTACCGGCGTGTGGTCGACGAGAACCGCGCCCAGGTGATCTCGGTGAGCTGGGGCCGCTGCGAGGCGCGCCGCGACAGCTCGGCCGAGAACACGCTGAACCTGACGCTCCAGCAGGCCGCCGCCCAGGGCCAGTCCGTGGTGGTCGCCTCCGGCGACGCGGGCTCGACCGACTGCGGCTCGGAGAACCCGACCCTGCTGAACGTGGACAGCCCGGCCTCGCAGCCGTACGCCACCGGCATCGGCGGCACCTCGCACAGCGGCCTGGGCAAGTTCCCCGGCCCGATCTCGGTCTGGAACACCGGTGGCGGCGGTGGCGGCGGTGGCGTCTCCACCCGCTGGGCACTGAGCAACACCACCTTCCCGTGGAACTCGGCCACCGCCCCCGGCTACAGCAACCTGTGCGGCGCCGTGGCCGGCCAGACCTGCCGTCAGGTCCCGGACGTCTCCGCGCTGGCCGACCCGAACGTCGGCTACCTGGTGGCGGACTACGCGACCGCCAGCACCGCGTACATCGGCATCTACGGCGGCACCAGCGGCGCCGCCCCGCTGTGGGCCGCGCTGATCGCGCAGGCCAACGCCTCCACCGCGTGCGCCGCCAAGGGCCCGGTCGGCTACCTCAACCCGAAGCTGCGCGCCCTGACCGGCAACAGCTCCGCGCTGAACGACGTCACCCTCGGCAACAACGACATCGGCGGGGTGGGCAAGTACGCCGCCGCGGCCGGGTACGACCTGGCCTCCGGCGCGGGTTCGCCGAAGGGCCGGGGCCTGATCAACGCGCTCTGCCAGGCGCTGCCGGTGCAGCCGGCCGGTACCTTCAAGCCGGTCCAGCCGGAGCGTCTGCTGGACACCCGGGACACCGGCAAGGTGGCCGGCCTCGGCACCGCGTCGGTCCAGGTCACCGGCCGGGCCGGGGTGCCCGCGGGTGCCACCGCCGCGGTGCTGAACGTCACGGTCACCGACGTCGCCGCGGGCGGCTACCTCACCGCGTACCCCTCGGGGACGCCCAAGCCGACCTCGTCCAACCTGAACTGGGCCGGCGGTCTGACCGTGCCGAACCTGGTCACCGTGCCGATCGGCGCGGACGGCAAGGTCAACCTGTTCAACGGCAGCGGCTCGCCGTCGCACTTCATCGCGGACATCTCCGGCTACTACGTCGCGGGCACCAGCGGTTCGACCCTCACCCCGGCGGGCCCGACCCGGCTGCTGGACACCCGGGAGAACGCGAGCACCCTGGCCGCCGGCCAGTCGCTGGACCTCCAGGTCTCCGGCCGGGCCGGTCTGCCCGCCTCCGGGATCACCGCGGTGATCCTGAACACCACGGTCGACCGCGCCCAGGGCGGCGGTTACCTGACCGCCTGGCCGTCCGGCCAGCCCCGCCCGGTCTCGTCCAACCTGAACTGGGTGCCCGGGCAGGTGGTGCCGAACCTGGTGATCGTGCCGGTCGGTGCCAACGGCAAGGTCAGCCTGTTCAACGGCAGTGGCGGCCGGGTCGACGTGATCGCCGACGTGTTCGGCTACTTCTCGGCCGACGCGGCCGGCGGCAAGTTCCACAACGCGGGCCCGAAGCGGCTGATGGACACCCGTAGCGGCCAGGGTGCGCCCCAGCCCGCCGCGCTGACCAACAACCAGGTGGTGCACCTCAACCTGGACGACAACGGCGCGCTCAAGGGCGCCACCTCGGTGGTGCTCAACGTCACGGTGACCGAGACCACCGACGGCGGCTACCTGAACGTCTGGCCGGGCAACACCGCCCGCCCGGGCTCCTCGAACCTGAACTGGTCGAAGGGCAAGACGATCGCCAACCTGGTGACCGTGCCGATCAAGGACGGCGTGGTCGACCTCGCCGCGTCCAGCGGCGGCACCACCCAGGTCATCGTGGACCTGTTCGGCTACTACAGCTGA